From the Flavobacterium gyeonganense genome, the window AGGCTTTCGTCTTTTTGGTAAATATCCTTATAGAAATTCAGCTGACCTTCGCGATCTACCCAGGCGGTAAAATAACCAATATAAACCGGAACTTTTTTCTTCAGTGTATACCAGCTTTCTTTTCCGGCATGCATGGCTTTGTCTATTCTTTCCGGAGTCCATTTCGGGTCATCTTTCAATAATTCAATAGCCAGTTCACGTGGTTTTGCTACACGCACGCAGCCATGGCTAAAAGCCCTGCTTTCTCTTTCGAACAAACTTTTTGAAGGCGTATCATGAAGATAAATGTTACTGGAATTCGGAAATAAAAACTTCACAAGTCCAAGTGAGTTATTTTTCCCTGGAAGCTGTCGAACCGCCCCATTATTCCATTCTAAGTTTTTCTTTGCCAGATAGTTTTTGTCTTTCGCCATTCCAGGTTTTATTTCGCTTTTGATAATACTTGGCGGAACATTCCAATACGGACTAAAAACAATATTATTCATCATTCCGCTGAAAATAACTGTTTTGGTCATTGTCCTGCCTACCACAACTGGCGATATAAAAGCAATTTTACCATCTTCGACTATATACAATCTAAATTCGGGAATATTGACTTCGATGTATTTTTTGCCTTTTTCAAGTTCCGGATCAATCCATCGGCAGCGTTCCATATTGGCAATGATCGTTTTGATCCGGTCTGATACCGGGATATTAAAATCATTAATATGTTCTGATAAAATAGTATTCTTTGGCGCATAGCCATGCCTCAATTCATAATTTTTGACTGCTTTCATCAAAACCGTATCACAAACAGCACTTTTATTATCTTCCTTAATATCTCCGGTTACAAAAAGCCTTTCCCTGATTTGCGAAATTATTGCCGAAGAATCTCCTAATTTCAAACCTTCATAATCTTCTCCAGCTTCAATTGTTTTCCAGCCTCCCTTTTTTCGATATCCCTATATTGATGAAGTGCATCACGAAGCTTGTAATACTGGCTGAACATCTTGCTTTTCCTGTCATCGCTTATAGTCGATTTTTCAAAAAGAGAATCGGTTAAAACCTGATAATTAAGTTTCTTTCTAGGAAGCAGCCATTCTAGTGAAATAGATGTTTTCTCGTCAAAACCTCTGTATACTTTTTCTGCATAATAGAAATACAAATTGGTAATCATCAAATCTGTATTGACTTTTGAAAGTTTGTTTACCGAATTGTTCTCAAAAATTAAATTGATTTCTTTATACGGAAAATTGGCTTTTAAACCCTCATTTTCTAAACCTTTATATTTGTCATACAGCGTATTTCCAAACTCCACAACACCTTTGTTATCGAGCCATAATTGTGTAGATTGTTTTTTTGTGTATAAAGCAGCAACCTCATCCTGAAAATTTTTCAATTTAGGATACGCTTCATAAAATCCGGCGATTGCCAAACTGTCAATGGTAAGTTTTAATTCCGGAATGACGACCTCTGTTTTCTTTAGATTTTCTTCTTTTTTATCCCCTTTTGAATTGCAGGAAACAGCAATAGAAACAAGTATAATAACTGTAAAACTGCACCAAATTTTCATAATAATTTTTTGAATAAAATTAGAAAAGTTTCCGTAAAAACAAATTCATTTCAAAATAATATTTTGGCATAAAAAAACTCCCGACACATCACATGTCGGGAGTTTTCCACCTTTATATAATCAACTTTATTTTAGATAACTGTGCCTTTCAGAGTCAGGACTTTAGGAGTTGCTTCTCCACTTGTTGTAACTGTAACCGTTTTGGTAAAAGCTCCTTTATTTGCCGCATTGTAAGTTGCTGTAACTTTTGCAGATTTCCCGGGAAGGATTGGTTCTTTAGTATAATCTGTAGCAGTACATCCGCATGATCCCTGAACATTTGTAATTACAACAGCCGTCTTTCCGGTATTTTTAAATTCGAAAACAATTGCTTTTGGCGTTCCTTGTGGAATTTGTCCAACATCAATTGTTTCTGCTTTCCATACAATAGTAGAAACATCAAACTTACTTTCTACTTTTGAAGCGATCACTTTTATAGGTGTAATTGCCGAAAAGGACATTAATCCTAAAGCTAATACCAACATTGTAATTTTTAAAATTTTCATAGTATTTTTATTTAAATTGGTAAATGGTTTAATTTTATATTTCAAAAGTACCTTTCCAAAAATCAATTCGCTGTTAACCGGTTTCAAATATTTGTTAATGACCTGTTAACTGCTATTTTTAATTTAAAATTTGATTAATATTACACTTTCTAAAAAGGAGATTCCCTTGAAAATAAACAGACTCAACAGCATCATTATCCTCGGATTAATAGCCATTATCGGTATATTGATCGCTCAATTGCTGTGGACAAAAGAAGCTTTTACATTAGAACAAAAAAAGCTGAGCCAGAAAACACATATTGCCCTGCTGGAAGTTGCAAAAAAATTATACGAAGGCACTAATCACGAATTGCCGGCACAAAATCCGGTACAGAAAATTGCCAATGACTATTATATTGTAAACATTGATAATGATTTTGAACCTGATATTCTGGAGTTTTATCTGAAAACTGAATTTAAAAAAATGAATATCACGACAGATTTTGAATACGCCATGTACAACTGTCAAAGCGACGAAATGATATATGGAAATTACATTTCTTTATCGGATAAAGGAAGAGCTAAACAATCAGTATATTTTCCGAAACACAAAAATCTGGTCTATTATTTTGCTGTACGTTTTCCGCATGAAACGACTTATTTATTTAGTTCCATGCGTTTTTGGTTTGTATTGTCTATTGTTTTGATTTTTATTTTACTGATTTACGTCTATTCGATTTTGACTCTTCTGCAGCAAAAAAAATATTCAGAACTCCAGCGTGATTTCATCAATAATATGACCCATGAATTTAAAACACCTTTATCTTCTATTTTAATTGCTTCTAAATATTTAATCGGGCAGGAAAAAATTAAGGAAGACAAAAAGCTGTACACTTATACCGATATCATCATTAACCAGAGTAATAAACTAAACAGTCATATTGAACAGATTTTAAACATAGCCAAATCTGATTATACGCCACTCGAATTAAAGAAAGAATCCTTATTAATCATCCCTGTTATTGAGGAAGTAATCGAAAATATTCGTTTGAAATACCCGGAAATCTCCATTAAAATTAAAACAGATTCAAACCATTACGAACTCGAAACCGATAGATTTCATTTTACCAATCTGGTTTATAATTTACTCGATAATGCTGTAAAGTACTGCAATGAAAAGCCTGAAATTACGGTTGGAATTTTCACAGAAAATAAGTTCTTAAAACTGTCCTTTGAAGATAACGGAATCGGAATCGCTTCTAAAAATATTTCATTTATATTTGATAAATTTTACCGGATACAGAATGAAAAAAGTAATGAGGTTAACGGTTTTGGATTAGGTTTGTATTATGTAAAAAAGATTTGCGACCTTCAAAACTGGAAAATTTCCGCAATAAAAAACCATACAAAAGGTATCACCATAACTTTGTCAATCCCATATAAAAATGAGCAGCTTTAAAATCCTTTATACCGAAGATGATGAAACATTGGCCTTTTTAACCAAAGACAACCTTGAACAAAACGGCTATGATGTAACACATTGTTCTGATGGAAAATCAGGTTTAGAAAGTTTTAAAATGGAGGATTTCGATATTTGCATTTTTGATATCATGATGCCAAAAATGGATGGTTTCGAATTAGCATCAGAAATTAGGAAACTCAATACTGATATTCCAATTATTTTTCTCTCTGCTAAAACTTTAAAAGAAGACCGGATTAAAGGACTGCGTTTAGGCGCAGATGATTACCTCGTAAAACCTTTCAGCATTGAAGAATTAATATTAAAAATTGAAGTCTTTTTAAAACGTTCACAAAAAAACAACAAATCCGAAAAATCGATTTATGAAATAGGAAAATATCAGTTTGATACTAAGAACTTTATTCTTTTTAATAACGAAGAAAAGATTGGTCTTACACAACGCGAAGCTGAATTGTTGAAATTATTTCTCGATAATAAAAA encodes:
- a CDS encoding response regulator transcription factor; protein product: MSSFKILYTEDDETLAFLTKDNLEQNGYDVTHCSDGKSGLESFKMEDFDICIFDIMMPKMDGFELASEIRKLNTDIPIIFLSAKTLKEDRIKGLRLGADDYLVKPFSIEELILKIEVFLKRSQKNNKSEKSIYEIGKYQFDTKNFILFNNEEKIGLTQREAELLKLFLDNKNSVLKREQILNALWGTDDYFMGRSLDVFISRLRKILANEKGISIENLHGIGFRFVIE
- a CDS encoding DUF1573 domain-containing protein; amino-acid sequence: MKILKITMLVLALGLMSFSAITPIKVIASKVESKFDVSTIVWKAETIDVGQIPQGTPKAIVFEFKNTGKTAVVITNVQGSCGCTATDYTKEPILPGKSAKVTATYNAANKGAFTKTVTVTTSGEATPKVLTLKGTVI
- a CDS encoding L,D-transpeptidase family protein, encoding MKLGDSSAIISQIRERLFVTGDIKEDNKSAVCDTVLMKAVKNYELRHGYAPKNTILSEHINDFNIPVSDRIKTIIANMERCRWIDPELEKGKKYIEVNIPEFRLYIVEDGKIAFISPVVVGRTMTKTVIFSGMMNNIVFSPYWNVPPSIIKSEIKPGMAKDKNYLAKKNLEWNNGAVRQLPGKNNSLGLVKFLFPNSSNIYLHDTPSKSLFERESRAFSHGCVRVAKPRELAIELLKDDPKWTPERIDKAMHAGKESWYTLKKKVPVYIGYFTAWVDREGQLNFYKDIYQKDESLIKLLTEE
- a CDS encoding sensor histidine kinase, which produces MKINRLNSIIILGLIAIIGILIAQLLWTKEAFTLEQKKLSQKTHIALLEVAKKLYEGTNHELPAQNPVQKIANDYYIVNIDNDFEPDILEFYLKTEFKKMNITTDFEYAMYNCQSDEMIYGNYISLSDKGRAKQSVYFPKHKNLVYYFAVRFPHETTYLFSSMRFWFVLSIVLIFILLIYVYSILTLLQQKKYSELQRDFINNMTHEFKTPLSSILIASKYLIGQEKIKEDKKLYTYTDIIINQSNKLNSHIEQILNIAKSDYTPLELKKESLLIIPVIEEVIENIRLKYPEISIKIKTDSNHYELETDRFHFTNLVYNLLDNAVKYCNEKPEITVGIFTENKFLKLSFEDNGIGIASKNISFIFDKFYRIQNEKSNEVNGFGLGLYYVKKICDLQNWKISAIKNHTKGITITLSIPYKNEQL